In Myxococcus stipitatus, the following are encoded in one genomic region:
- a CDS encoding PilZ domain-containing protein: MHCELCLLEHATNARCPHRPRKPRPSSHHHGTAQPHPCPATIRVQGLQAQGVEIDRGGLFLSCEEPFPPLFTRLELTLRLAGEDFTCTGEVVRHVDAAHARTWGSSAGIGVQLLPAPPRLRELLSRARASHLTSR; the protein is encoded by the coding sequence ATGCACTGCGAGCTCTGCCTCCTGGAACACGCCACGAACGCGCGATGCCCTCACCGGCCTCGCAAGCCGCGCCCCTCTTCCCACCATCACGGCACAGCCCAGCCCCACCCCTGCCCGGCCACCATCCGCGTCCAGGGCCTCCAGGCCCAAGGTGTTGAAATCGACCGGGGCGGACTCTTCCTCAGCTGCGAGGAGCCCTTCCCGCCCCTCTTCACCCGCCTGGAGCTCACCCTCCGCCTGGCGGGCGAGGACTTCACCTGCACCGGCGAAGTCGTCCGCCACGTCGACGCCGCACACGCCCGCACCTGGGGCAGCTCCGCGGGCATCGGCGTCCAGCTCCTCCCCGCACCTCCCCGCCTCCGCGAGCTCCTCTCCCGAGCCCGCGCCTCCCACCTCACTTCACGGTGA
- a CDS encoding neutral/alkaline ceramidase: MCAQLVRFALVLGLVVGVVAPRASAAAPVSAGPQDSCAGNPRFLVGAGMGDITGPAAEVGMMGYGQLSQQTDGIHQRLRSRAFVIASPCNGRRVAFVSADLGMIFQGVKTQVVEKLRARFGDVYSDENVLISATHTHSGPGGYSHHTFYNLSTFGFVPQNFDAIVSGIVTSISRAHSRLGEGTLRMASGELLGASRNRSPEAYRLNPAAERARYAQDVDTRMTLLRMTGTDGRDVGLINWFAVHATSMGNTNHYISGDNKGLASSLFEKAHDAGDTFVAAFAQSNEGDVTPNVLGGTNGGGADDFEDTEISARRQFDFATQLWGQTGAPLTGGVDYRHTFVKMDAVDVAPAFTDGQQHRTCPAAIGLSMIAGAEDGPGYGVEGASCSAVHDLWGQFTCSLTTTPCQGEKPIVLEMGSMKPHPWTPNVLPFQLVTVGPLALVGVPFEMTTMSGRRLRQTVLEQLAPKGITDVIIAGLSNDYAGYVATREEYARQDYEGASTHFGPWTLAAIQQGFDSMAASMREGKPVSPGPTPPDLRYIQASLQPGVVFDDKLLWVEFGDVLTDAKASYGRGDTASVTFWGAHPKNDLRLEGTYLRVQRKGAIGAWVDVADDSDWETRYRWERENCVPTLGCSHVTVEWDIPRDAAPGTYRILHEGEWKSGWDGRVRPYYGASRAFTVK; encoded by the coding sequence ATGTGTGCACAGCTCGTCCGGTTCGCCCTGGTGCTGGGGCTCGTCGTGGGGGTGGTCGCCCCGAGGGCGAGTGCGGCCGCGCCGGTGAGCGCTGGCCCGCAGGACAGCTGTGCGGGCAACCCGCGCTTCCTGGTGGGAGCGGGAATGGGGGACATCACCGGGCCCGCGGCGGAGGTGGGGATGATGGGCTACGGCCAGCTCTCCCAGCAGACGGATGGCATCCACCAGCGGCTGCGCTCGCGCGCCTTCGTCATCGCGTCCCCGTGCAACGGCCGCCGCGTGGCGTTCGTGAGCGCGGACCTGGGGATGATCTTCCAGGGCGTGAAGACGCAGGTGGTGGAGAAGCTGCGCGCGCGCTTCGGGGATGTCTACAGCGATGAGAACGTGCTCATCAGCGCCACGCACACGCATTCGGGGCCGGGGGGCTATTCACATCACACGTTCTACAACCTGAGCACGTTTGGTTTCGTGCCGCAGAACTTCGACGCGATTGTCTCGGGCATCGTCACGTCCATCTCTCGGGCGCACTCGCGGCTGGGGGAGGGGACGCTGCGCATGGCGTCGGGCGAGCTGCTCGGGGCCAGCCGGAATCGCTCACCGGAGGCGTACCGTCTCAACCCCGCGGCGGAGCGGGCGCGGTATGCGCAGGACGTGGATACCCGGATGACGCTCCTGCGCATGACGGGGACGGACGGGCGAGACGTGGGGCTCATCAACTGGTTCGCGGTCCACGCCACGTCCATGGGCAACACCAATCACTACATCAGCGGTGACAACAAGGGATTGGCTTCGTCCCTGTTCGAGAAGGCCCACGACGCGGGGGATACGTTCGTGGCTGCCTTTGCCCAGTCCAACGAGGGGGATGTGACGCCCAACGTGCTGGGCGGGACGAACGGCGGTGGGGCGGACGACTTCGAGGACACGGAGATCTCGGCCCGGCGCCAGTTCGACTTCGCCACGCAGTTGTGGGGACAGACGGGGGCGCCGCTCACGGGGGGCGTGGACTACCGGCACACGTTCGTGAAGATGGACGCGGTGGACGTGGCGCCCGCGTTCACGGATGGGCAGCAGCACCGCACGTGCCCGGCGGCCATCGGCCTGTCGATGATTGCGGGCGCGGAGGATGGCCCGGGGTATGGGGTGGAGGGGGCGTCGTGCTCGGCGGTGCATGACCTGTGGGGCCAGTTCACGTGTTCGCTCACCACGACGCCGTGTCAGGGGGAGAAGCCGATTGTGTTGGAGATGGGCAGCATGAAGCCGCACCCGTGGACGCCCAATGTATTGCCGTTCCAGTTGGTGACGGTGGGGCCGCTCGCGCTGGTGGGGGTGCCGTTCGAGATGACGACGATGTCGGGGCGCCGCTTGCGGCAGACGGTGCTGGAGCAGCTCGCGCCGAAGGGAATCACGGACGTCATCATCGCGGGCCTGTCGAACGACTACGCGGGATATGTGGCGACGCGCGAGGAGTATGCGCGGCAGGACTACGAGGGGGCTTCGACGCACTTCGGTCCGTGGACGCTGGCGGCGATTCAGCAGGGCTTCGATTCGATGGCGGCGTCAATGCGGGAGGGCAAGCCGGTGTCACCGGGGCCCACGCCGCCGGACCTGCGCTACATCCAGGCGAGTCTTCAGCCGGGGGTGGTGTTCGACGACAAGCTGCTCTGGGTGGAGTTCGGGGATGTGCTCACGGATGCGAAGGCGTCCTATGGGCGCGGGGACACGGCGAGCGTGACGTTCTGGGGGGCGCATCCGAAGAATGACTTGCGGTTGGAGGGGACGTATCTGCGGGTCCAGCGCAAGGGAGCCATTGGGGCGTGGGTGGACGTGGCGGATGACAGTGATTGGGAGACGCGCTACCGGTGGGAGCGGGAGAACTGTGTGCCCACGTTGGGGTGCTCACACGTGACGGTGGAGTGGGACATCCCCCGGGATGCGGCGCCGGGGACGTATCGCATCCTGCATGAGGGGGAGTGGAAGTCCGGTTGGGATGGGCGGGTGCGCCCGTACTACGGGGCGTCGCGGGCCTTCACCGTGAAGTGA
- a CDS encoding Hint domain-containing protein encodes MKRLSVVLVLACTMLSTTASAQLSTRCFTDDQLTTPVLAQGRNNWAHKCGYINQAKRDFLNSEGEYQVFSGGCFSFASTGPTPTCSFFIPADANAPCLADLVKLGTCVTGCYTAREKVAFQSGYWPIEDAYLAGVRTVTALDKDATLVSPSTGEQPIRAFVAGDTREDVFALETTDGRRVEVTAEHPMVTASGEMVKAKTLQKGDLLLGVRGEKVELRDISVFRYEGKTWNVQPTSHEKIENVLDVEGLLTGSVRFQNEWAEDHYRLSLRDEARVDDL; translated from the coding sequence ATGAAGCGACTGTCGGTTGTGCTTGTCCTTGCGTGCACGATGCTCTCCACGACGGCATCCGCTCAGCTCTCCACCCGGTGTTTCACGGACGACCAACTCACCACGCCGGTGCTGGCCCAGGGCCGCAACAACTGGGCCCACAAGTGCGGTTACATCAACCAGGCCAAGCGGGACTTCCTCAACAGCGAGGGTGAGTACCAGGTGTTCTCCGGCGGCTGCTTCTCCTTCGCCTCCACCGGCCCCACGCCGACCTGCTCCTTCTTCATCCCCGCCGACGCCAACGCGCCGTGCCTCGCGGACCTGGTGAAGCTGGGGACGTGCGTGACGGGGTGCTACACCGCGCGGGAGAAGGTGGCCTTCCAGAGCGGGTACTGGCCCATCGAGGACGCATACCTCGCCGGGGTCCGCACCGTGACGGCGCTCGACAAGGACGCGACGCTCGTCTCCCCCTCCACGGGTGAGCAGCCCATCCGCGCCTTCGTCGCCGGCGACACGCGTGAGGATGTGTTCGCGCTGGAGACCACGGATGGCCGCCGCGTCGAGGTGACCGCCGAGCACCCCATGGTCACCGCCTCGGGAGAGATGGTGAAGGCCAAGACGCTCCAGAAGGGAGACCTGCTGCTCGGCGTCCGCGGCGAGAAGGTGGAGCTGCGAGACATCTCCGTGTTCCGCTACGAGGGGAAGACCTGGAACGTGCAGCCCACCAGCCACGAGAAGATCGAGAACGTGCTGGATGTGGAGGGGCTCCTGACGGGCTCGGTGCGCTTCCAGAACGAGTGGGCGGAGGACCACTACCGCCTGTCGCTGCGGGACGAGGCGCGCGTCGACGACCTCTGA
- a CDS encoding M1 family aminopeptidase has protein sequence MRSLPRGSTTAVTQGLALAWSALTLAMGACGPMEAPLLDEDEEGTLSHRYGPLMPQGDFAATVTRYEYEFATQTGAARSVLMLDVAPPGGDCFVVNAPEGLTDLRWNGALPVRAESTPDGIRVCGPGLFAGQVKLEARFIVPLQTYDFTQVGFSRRFDRVGSTFSYLLSWIGACDLLGPCDDRTDQLTQYVFTVKHASNERVLCPGKRTRPNSTTTRCELTGLTKAPTYSSFAVASNPAWRSSTFTEVPGKFKLELHEVPGGKLASALDASEVREYLSWVIGELGPLPYGTELRVASAPTEWLGAEHPANLILREDLPDLRRDYANMTMHTLMHEVVHQWAGNRTTLSRPLDFVWKEAIAEYLTYRYELLARPPGEAQQTRAHWDRLARTASYYPQPQDDPQPVFLSYSADVYGTGPMILFLQLEPLLGEDTVLQAIKDFLHQPGDRSVADLRTALELASGKDLGPYFNAWVHGSGDPDWPFFDVSTESHDGKVTLTAVQRSLSGKSYPVSVDVLIEGATRQRVVTLDYGLAPESDTLRVTVPFPEPVKHVTVDPENRVVNRRFLGLDTEPPPERWRF, from the coding sequence ATGCGAAGCCTCCCACGTGGGTCCACGACAGCGGTGACACAGGGGCTCGCGCTGGCGTGGAGCGCCCTGACGCTCGCGATGGGGGCGTGTGGCCCGATGGAGGCGCCGCTCCTGGACGAGGACGAGGAGGGCACCCTCTCCCACCGCTACGGGCCGCTGATGCCACAAGGTGACTTCGCGGCCACCGTGACGCGCTACGAATACGAGTTCGCGACACAGACGGGCGCGGCGCGCTCCGTGTTGATGCTGGATGTCGCCCCCCCCGGAGGCGACTGCTTCGTGGTGAACGCCCCCGAGGGGCTCACCGACTTGCGCTGGAATGGCGCGCTGCCCGTGCGCGCGGAGTCGACGCCCGACGGCATCCGCGTCTGCGGTCCGGGCCTCTTCGCGGGACAGGTGAAGCTGGAGGCCCGGTTCATCGTGCCCCTCCAGACGTATGACTTCACCCAGGTGGGCTTCTCCCGCCGCTTCGACCGGGTGGGCAGCACCTTCAGCTATCTTTTGAGCTGGATTGGCGCCTGCGACCTGCTGGGCCCCTGCGACGACCGGACAGACCAGCTCACGCAGTATGTCTTCACGGTCAAACACGCCTCCAACGAGCGGGTGTTATGCCCGGGCAAGAGGACCCGCCCCAATTCGACCACCACCCGGTGTGAGCTGACGGGGCTCACCAAGGCGCCCACGTATTCGTCCTTCGCGGTGGCCTCCAATCCCGCGTGGCGCTCCAGCACGTTCACGGAGGTGCCCGGCAAGTTCAAGCTGGAGCTCCACGAGGTGCCCGGCGGCAAGCTGGCCTCGGCGCTCGACGCGTCGGAGGTCCGCGAGTACCTGAGCTGGGTCATCGGTGAGCTGGGCCCCCTGCCCTACGGCACGGAGCTGCGCGTCGCGAGCGCGCCCACGGAGTGGCTGGGCGCGGAGCACCCCGCGAACCTCATCCTCCGCGAGGACCTGCCGGACCTACGGCGCGACTACGCGAACATGACGATGCACACGCTCATGCACGAGGTCGTGCATCAGTGGGCGGGCAATCGCACCACGCTGTCGAGGCCCCTCGACTTCGTGTGGAAGGAAGCCATCGCCGAGTACCTCACGTACCGCTACGAGCTGCTGGCGCGCCCTCCCGGCGAGGCCCAGCAGACGCGCGCGCACTGGGACCGGCTGGCGCGCACCGCCTCGTACTACCCGCAGCCGCAGGACGACCCGCAGCCGGTCTTCCTCTCGTACTCGGCGGATGTCTACGGCACCGGGCCCATGATTCTCTTCCTCCAGTTGGAGCCGCTGCTCGGCGAGGACACCGTCCTCCAGGCCATCAAGGACTTCCTGCACCAGCCTGGCGACCGGAGCGTCGCGGACCTGCGCACCGCGCTGGAGCTCGCCTCGGGTAAGGACCTGGGCCCCTACTTCAATGCCTGGGTCCACGGCAGCGGAGACCCGGACTGGCCCTTCTTCGACGTGAGCACCGAATCACACGACGGCAAGGTCACCCTCACCGCCGTCCAACGCTCCCTCTCCGGCAAGTCGTACCCCGTCTCCGTGGACGTCCTCATCGAGGGCGCCACCCGTCAGCGTGTCGTCACGCTCGACTACGGACTGGCTCCCGAGTCGGACACCTTGCGCGTGACGGTGCCCTTCCCCGAGCCCGTGAAGCACGTGACGGTGGACCCGGAGAACCGGGTGGTCAATCGCAGGTTCCTCGGGCTCGACACAGAGCCGCCTCCCGAGCGGTGGCGGTTCTAG
- a CDS encoding M4 family metallopeptidase encodes MTRTWNKGWMGACVALLGAACGDAPMASDSTAQALSSPGDIEVVNTDKDGTPTFIRGRLGQLTPHLAARGTPDALRTVASVFGLSAEELTVRSSRADDQGATHVRYDQTHHGVRVIGGELVVHVDSTGQVYAANGSARGAREPSTLMRLPLSAVKHAALEGMEQLVVRGEPRFVYFLEAGGTLASAYEVTRVGVRDGDPARDLVYVDAASGRVLDVRPQIHAGMNRRVHSANGSWMTPGTLRRTEGAGPTWDGHIDQNYDHIGTTYQCFETVFGRDSFDDRGAAITSTVHYGDGYVNAYWDGTQIVFGDGDGFSSGELGLDLDVVSHEIAHAVTQYESGLVYRSESGALNESLSDMVAAICESWSRGGALDADVWKIGEDIWTPHVNGDALRYMDSPTRDGSSRDYYPERYTGSSDNGGVHWNSGIPNLVFKLLVTGGPHPRGKTATWVNGIGMNRAAQTFYFAATNYFTATTTMSQAKAYTIQAAQDRYDASVVSAVRDAWNAAGVP; translated from the coding sequence GTGACTCGGACTTGGAACAAGGGATGGATGGGAGCGTGCGTGGCCCTGTTGGGCGCCGCCTGTGGCGACGCTCCCATGGCCTCGGACAGCACGGCGCAAGCGCTGTCCTCCCCAGGAGACATCGAGGTCGTCAACACAGACAAGGATGGCACCCCCACCTTCATCCGGGGACGGTTGGGACAGCTCACCCCGCACCTCGCCGCGCGAGGGACCCCGGACGCGCTGCGCACCGTGGCCTCCGTGTTCGGCCTGAGCGCGGAGGAGCTGACGGTTCGCTCCAGCCGCGCGGATGACCAGGGCGCGACACACGTGCGCTATGACCAGACACACCACGGCGTCCGCGTCATCGGCGGGGAGCTGGTGGTTCATGTCGACAGCACGGGTCAGGTGTACGCGGCCAACGGCTCGGCGCGAGGTGCGCGTGAGCCCTCCACCCTGATGCGCCTTCCGCTGTCCGCCGTGAAGCACGCGGCGTTGGAGGGGATGGAGCAGCTCGTGGTCCGCGGCGAGCCACGCTTCGTCTACTTCCTCGAAGCGGGGGGCACGCTGGCCTCCGCCTACGAAGTCACGCGTGTGGGCGTGCGCGACGGGGACCCCGCCCGGGACCTGGTCTACGTGGACGCGGCGTCCGGCCGGGTGCTCGACGTGCGGCCTCAAATCCACGCGGGGATGAACCGCCGGGTCCACTCTGCCAACGGGAGCTGGATGACGCCGGGCACCTTGCGGCGCACCGAGGGCGCGGGCCCCACGTGGGACGGGCACATCGACCAGAACTACGACCACATCGGCACGACCTATCAGTGCTTCGAGACCGTCTTCGGCCGCGACTCGTTCGACGACCGGGGCGCCGCCATCACCAGCACCGTCCACTACGGCGACGGCTACGTGAACGCATACTGGGACGGGACTCAAATCGTCTTCGGGGATGGCGACGGGTTCAGCTCGGGGGAGCTCGGGTTGGATTTGGACGTGGTGTCGCACGAAATCGCCCATGCCGTGACGCAGTACGAGTCGGGGCTCGTGTATCGCAGCGAGTCGGGCGCGCTGAACGAGAGCCTGTCGGACATGGTCGCCGCCATCTGCGAGAGCTGGTCTCGCGGCGGGGCGCTGGACGCGGATGTCTGGAAGATTGGCGAGGACATCTGGACGCCTCACGTGAATGGGGACGCGCTGCGCTACATGGACAGCCCCACGCGGGATGGTTCGTCGCGGGACTACTACCCGGAGCGGTACACGGGCTCGTCCGACAACGGTGGCGTGCACTGGAACTCGGGCATCCCGAACCTGGTCTTCAAGCTGCTCGTGACGGGCGGCCCGCATCCGCGCGGCAAGACGGCCACGTGGGTGAATGGCATTGGCATGAACCGCGCGGCGCAGACCTTCTACTTCGCCGCGACGAACTACTTCACCGCGACGACCACCATGTCCCAAGCCAAGGCCTACACCATCCAGGCCGCGCAGGACCGGTACGACGCCTCGGTCGTGAGCGCGGTGCGCGACGCCTGGAACGCCGCGGGTGTGCCGTAG
- a CDS encoding Hint domain-containing protein, whose product MKPVVLTVFLFCLSSTAHAQLSTRCFQDDQLTTVELARGRNAWARKCGLITVAREAYLNSENEYQVFTNGCHSYPAVPEGSTCTFFVPSVESAPCVGNLNKLGTCVAGCVTPTQKVAFGGRMVPVPEAYTSGLTTVSALSADSEAGLLRFGEQSIRSFVVGDTQEDIFTLETQEGRRLEVTAEHPMVLGDGTMVKARTLKVGDTLLGADGVKLHLNRVTVFRFKGQVWNVRPESHVKLENVMNAEGFLTGSVRFQNEWAQDDYRLSLRDDVDVGGL is encoded by the coding sequence ATGAAACCTGTCGTCCTCACTGTCTTCCTCTTCTGTCTTTCGAGCACCGCGCACGCGCAGCTCTCCACCCGCTGTTTCCAGGATGACCAGCTCACCACGGTGGAGCTGGCCCGGGGCCGCAACGCGTGGGCGCGCAAGTGTGGCCTCATCACCGTCGCGCGCGAGGCCTACCTGAACTCGGAGAACGAGTATCAGGTGTTCACCAATGGCTGTCATTCGTACCCGGCCGTACCCGAGGGCTCCACCTGCACCTTCTTCGTCCCCTCCGTCGAGTCGGCCCCCTGTGTGGGCAACTTGAACAAGCTGGGCACCTGCGTCGCGGGCTGCGTGACTCCGACACAGAAGGTCGCCTTCGGCGGCAGGATGGTGCCGGTGCCGGAGGCGTATACGTCCGGGCTCACCACGGTGTCGGCGTTGAGCGCGGACTCGGAGGCGGGGCTGCTGCGCTTTGGCGAGCAGAGCATCCGCAGCTTCGTCGTGGGTGACACGCAGGAGGACATCTTCACGTTGGAGACCCAGGAGGGCCGCCGCCTGGAGGTGACGGCGGAGCACCCCATGGTCCTCGGTGATGGGACGATGGTGAAGGCGCGCACGCTGAAGGTGGGCGACACGCTGCTGGGCGCCGACGGCGTGAAGCTGCACCTCAACCGCGTCACGGTCTTCCGCTTCAAGGGTCAGGTCTGGAACGTCCGGCCGGAGAGCCACGTGAAGCTCGAGAACGTGATGAACGCGGAGGGTTTCCTCACCGGCTCCGTGCGCTTCCAGAACGAGTGGGCCCAGGACGACTACCGCCTGTCCTTGCGCGACGACGTGGACGTGGGCGGGCTCTAG